A segment of the Moorena sp. SIOASIH genome:
GGCATCAGGCGTGGAACAGGCATCTTGCCTGTTTCATTCCCGGGCGGGCAGGATGCCCACTCTACTGCTATTCAGCGCGAAGATTAAGTAACGCCACTTTGTTTACGGCAGTGACTCACAAGCGATACCATCTTTATCACGGTCTAGCCGGTGGGGGTCGCCGGGAAAGCCATCAAGCACCTGTTGGGCTTCAGCTTGAGTACTGAAATCTGAACAATTGCAATCTGAATTCACGCAATCGGGAAATTCAGGTTGTGGAGCAGAAGGCGGGTTAGATGTTGTGTTACTAACCATCTTGGCAAAACGAACCTCAGATAAGCCAATAAGACTTGTCGGTCCATAGTTGGAGACAACATCGATTCTGGCAAACTGAGCTTCCACATTAGGAAAAGAGAAGATAGTAGCCGGAATATTGGTTGCAGGTCCTTTAGGCAGAGTTAGGGTTGAAGATTCAAAAACTGGATCACTAAAATCTGCTTTGTTAGAGAGAACTAAGATAAAGTCTTTGATACCCCGATTAGTTGCCGTTGTATTGAAAGCATTGTAATTCCAGAGGGCTAGTGTATTCAAGACTACTGGGCTGCCAAAGTCAAAGTCAAAGTTGACATCAGCTGCCGTTCCACAATGATTTAGCTTAGCTGAGAGAAAGTTAGCTGGATTTCCTCCAGCTACGTGGAGTTGATCCAGTTCCGTGCCGCTACCAGTCAGTCCATTGCCATTGAAAATGTTAGTTACAGCTCCAAAATTAGGTGTTAACGACCCATGACTTACTGTAACAAAAGCAGTTGGATGTAGGATTTCAGCCTCAGAACCAGGGCTGGAGAGGTTAGGCTCTGTTTGGGCTAGGGCTAGATCGGGGTAACTAGTCAGTGATGCTACTATCGAAAGCATCAACAGAACTGTCATCACCAAAGCTTGAAAGCTTCTCAGGAAAATTTGTTTCACTATTCTATCTTTGAGATTACTTTCAAAACTTTACGTGAATTTGTCCAATTTATCAACCCCATTACATACTTCAATCGTAGCATAAATGTCACACAAAAACCCCCAGGAAATTACAAGAATTTTTTTTAGTATAAATAATCATTTTTTCCTTTGCGGTAGTTGTCTGATTCATCGGGATTGAACTAGAGGGGAAAACTAATGTTGGCAGCAAATATCCCCTCTTTTAGACGTTTTTTATGGTTTAAGTCCCGATATTCTCAAACTAATCAATTCCCAAACTAATCGATTTCAAAAAAACCATCAATCCCTCTCCCCATCCCTGACATTCGTTAAGCCATCCGTTGCCAACAGGAACTTATTTCAAGTGCTCGGAGTAATCTTCAGAAGACTCAGGGTTCAGCTCCCAGCGGAGGTGATCGCGAACCTCTAACTTGTCTCGAGTTTGCACAGCTTCACCATCAACTGAAGAAATTCCCATGGACTCCAGCAAGTCTTCAGTTACATTTTGGTCAGGAGTGGGCGTTTCTCCTCCAACTGCTTCTTCCCCCACTACTTCAGCCTGATACCAATTATCATAAATATCGCCACCGGTGACATTGCCACCGGATAGTTTGCTAGTTCTCAACTTCTCCAAGGTGCGTCCCATCCCAGTGTCACGGTCAACTACACCCTCAAAAATTCGGTCAGGGTCTTCTATTCCAGTTAGGTCTGCTAACAATACTTCTTCAGTATTACGGTTGTCAGTATACCCTTCCTCTCGCTTCAGAATTTCATAAGAGTTGACTATATCCTTGTTCTTGTAATCTGTCATAATCCTTACTCCTGAGTAGTTTCATTGTTTGATTCATTAAAATTCTCCTTATACTTAAATTATACTGCTAAAATAACTATAATTCCAAAGCACTCTCCCCATCACCATCACTCCCCTCACCCCAGCATTATAAGGAATATAACGCTATGCTATCAGTTAGCAACACTATGAAACATTACTCAATAAATTGTAAAATTATCGCCGCTTACGCCTTAGCTACAATCGTGGCAACCTAGAAATCATGGCTCCTTACCCTGAACAGGAATTTTATAAAAAAGTGATTGGTCGCTTTGTTGAAACCCTAGCTGAAGAATTGAAAATTAGGATTTATCCTTTAGGTTCACCTACCTTTAGACTAATTACCAGTTATGTAAGTTATGCGATCGCTCTTTTTTAATACAGATAAATGATCAGACGAATTACCAGTTATGTAGATTATGCGATCGCTCTTTTTTAATACACATAACTGGTAATGTTTCAAGAACTAATTTCAGAGGGTTAACCTGGGAAATTCTAAAAAATTGCTCCTCTTTGAATTAGCTCAAGCTTAGTGGATTCATCAATTCCTACAATATATGCGAATCGGGCATTTTTCACGTCAGCATCACTAAGGTTAGCAGCAAACAGGTCCGCACCAGTGAGGTTGGCATCACTCAGGTTTGCACCAGTGAGGTTGGATCCACTGAGGCAGGCACGACTCAGGTTGGCTCCACTGAGCTTGGCACCAAAAAGGCTGTAACGACTTAGGTTGGCACGACTCAGGTTGGCTCCACTGAGGTCGGCATCACTGAGGTTTGCACCACTCACCCTGGCATCACTGAGGTAGGCACCCCGGAGGTTAGCACCCCTGAGGTTGGCACTAAACAGCTCGGCACTCCGGAGGTTGGTACCCCCCAGGTCTGCACCACTGAGGTTAGCATTTTTCAGGTTGACACGAATTAGGTTGGCACCACTGAGGTTAGCACCACTGAGGTTGACACCACTCAGGTTAAGATTACTGAGGTTAGCACCACTGAGGTTGGCATTACTGAAGTTGGCTCCACTGAAGTTGGCTCCAATTAGGTTGGCTCCAATTAGGTTGGCTCCAATCAGGTTGGCTCCAATTAGGTTGGCTCCACTAAGATTGGCACGAATCAGGTTGGCACGAATCAAGTTGACACCACAGAGGTTAGCATCACTTAGGTTGGGGCGAATCAAGTTAGCACGAATTAGGTCGGCACCACTGAGGTCCGCACCACTCAAGTCCGCATCACTGAGGTCGGTACCACTCAAGTCCGCATCACTGAGGTCGGTACCACTCAGGTCGGCACGAATCAGATTAGCACCACTGAGCTTCGTATTACTGAGATCCGCATCACTGAGGTCTGCACCCCTCAAGTCTCGACCCACAGCTCCACCGCTAGCAATCTCTGCCACTAGACGCCATTTATGATCAAGCTTGCTATTTTCTTCATCATCTGACCTTTCGTTCAAAATTTGAATCTCTTGAATAGGAAAACCGCTTAATTGTTTTAGGTCTTCTGATTTTATCCGAGCTTCAAGCCGTTCGATAGCTTCTTGAAACCCCTCTAAGATTAAGCGGCTTGGTTTAATATCAATAATGTTGATCGTGTATCCTGACGATTGTTGTAAAATAGATTCAATCAGTTTTGAAGGTTGAACTGAATTTATATCTCCTTCTAAGACAAGAATAGCTTTAATTGTTTGACTTTGTCTCTGGATTACAGTCTCTTGGTGGCTCAGGGATTGACTTGGCTCTACACCCTGCACCGGCTCTGAGCGACTGCCATCATTTTTGTTTAGCTGTTCTGATGCTTGTTCTTCTGCTATTCCCGCAATTTCTTTCCAGTCTAGATTCAATCCCTGGCATATGCGTTTAAATAAATCAAGCTGAATGGGCTCTGATTTAAAAAATTTTGTAACTGTATAGTGACTTATCCCTTGTGACTTGGGGAAGTTACTTTTTAACTCAAACCCTAGCTTATCAAAAGCTTTTTTCGCTGTTTCAATACCTTTTGAAGAGGCGGCGATAGTTAGTTTTTTAGTTTTATTACCCTGGCTAAACTCTGTCATAGTCTTGCTGATTTAGCATAACTATAGCATCAGAAGTTTTGAACAGAGAATAGATAATAAGGAATAGGTAACAGGGAATAGGGAATAGGGAATAGGGAATAGGTAACAGGGAATAGGGAACAGGGAGCAGGGAACAGGGAACAGGGAACAGGTAACAGGGAACAGCCAATAGTCAAACAATTCTGTGTAACTCATGAGTCCTAGGAACGCTATAAATTCAATAGTCCTAGGAACGCTATAAATTCAATGAATATTACATAATTTACCTGCTCCAGTTATTTTTTTAAACTATCTCTAACCCCTCCAAATAAAAACTTATAAAAACCCTTGACTACTTAAACAATAATCATTACAATAATCAATATAAACCCACAAGGATTTCAAGTTCTGACTTATGTCAAAATACTCTAACCAAAACCTAAAGAAACAACCTGTTGAGCACACTCTAAAAGGTCCTCGTCAAGCCGTAATCCATAGTATGCAAAGGTTTTATTCCCTAGGCTATGGAGAGATTGCCGACTGGAGCCCTTTGGAACCTACTGAAACTCCAGGGGAAGTGAAGACAACCATGATGAAGTATTGGCTGTTGCCATAACACCTTAATTTCTGGGGGGGCTTCCCCCCAGAGCCTTGGCTCCGGTCTGGTCCCGTAGGGTGGCCGAAAGACCAAGGTCAATCAAATAAGATCACATCAGTTTCGGTTTGGGAACTCAGTGACATAAGTCATTTAAATAGCCGTGGATAGTATTTCTACGGCTATTTTTTTTGGTGAGCTCGCCCCTAACGCAGCCTACCGCACTTTTTTACAAATATGAGATGCACCCACGCGAACAACCTTATACCTTAAACCTTGGCCTTTAGACACGCGTGCGCGTTCAACCTGCAACCTTAAACCTTCAACCTTAAACCTTCAACCTTAAACCTTCAACCTTAAACCTTACTAACCTTAAATAATCAAATATACCAATCCTAAATGAATTGTGAGAATTTTTGTTCTCTTTTCCCTACTCCCTACTCCCTACTCCCTACTCCCTGTTCCCTGTTCCCTGTTCCCTGTTCCCTGTTCCCTTTGGTATATGTACCAATTTGGCATAACAAAACCAGCTGATACCCTTAAACTACAATTAGTGCAAATATAGCCTTGATCATAGTTATGAGGTACAGTAAATTTTATTACCCCTACTCCCTACTCCCTACTCCCTGCTCCCTGCTCCCTGCTGCAAATAAAAACGCTATAGCTAATAGAGAAAAGCGGCTCGCTAACTGATGAATGATTCCAAAAACGCCATCGATATATTTGCAGGGGCAGGTGGCCTTTCTCTGGGTTTCCATATGGCTGGGTGGCAGATCACCACAGCAATAGAAATTGATAAATCTGCTGTTTCCACTTATCGAGAAAACTTTCCTAGCACTAATGTTATTCGCTCCGATATTCGAGCTATAGACTTTACTCAATTTCAAGGTATTGACCTAGTAGTAGGTTCACCGCCGTGTCAACCTTTTGCTGTCCCAAAACAAGAGCAAAATAAACAGTTATCCCGAGCCAATCCTAAGGATTTAGTTCCAGAATTTATTCGAGCAGTCAGGGAGATTCGACCCAAGGCATTTTTAATGGAAACTATGCGTGGGTTGCAAAGCTCTAAAAATTTTAACTATTATCAATGGATTATTCAGCAGTTTCAATCCCTAGATTATTCAGTTTATGTAGACCTTTTAGAAGCAGCATCCTATGGAATTCCCCAGTATCGTGAACGTCTATTTTTCGTCGGTTTAGCCACAAAAACTGATTTTAGGTTTCCCCTGAAAACCCATGGTTTAGGGACATCTAATTCCTATATTTCATCGGGTTCAGCCTTAACTGATGTTCCCGACTATGAGCCGAATAGCACTAAAGTTTCCTATGCCAATAAACCCGTTATTCGTCCTACCCCTTGGACAGCAACTCTAGTCAAGGGTGGGGGAAAACCCATCAATTTCGATGCACCAAGTCCTACCATTACCGCTACTATGGGAGGTTACCGAACCCACATTATTGACCCTGAAGGTGTTTTACTGGTGTATCATCGTCATTTAATGAATGGGGGAAAGCCCAGATCAGGAACAGTTGAAGGGGTAAGACGGCTGACGGTACGGGAATCAGCTAGACTCCAATCCTTTCCTGATCATTTTGTATTCAAAGGTTCTAAAACATCACGATACAGACAGGTTGGTAATGCTGTACCACCACGGTTAGCCAAAGCAGTTGGAGAAGCAATCCATCAAGCAATCTTCCCCTCTGAGCTATCAACGACAAAAGACTTTCAATCCTATTTTGATCAGCTTTGCGACAAATTGCATCTGCGGCTGTAGGGGAAAAGAGTGTGGGAGATAGGGAGATGGGGAGATGGGGAGATGGGGAGATGGGGAGATGGGGAAGATTTTTATTAAGGGTAATTATCCTGAAATGATATAAGAGCTAGGTCGCTTATTCTGGCTACATTCTAGCTGACCTGTCGCCCCGTCAGGGGTAAAAAGTAAAATTTAGAGCGTTTTTCATAACTATGAGGTACACAGGATTTTTTACCTGTTCCCTCTTTTCCCCTCCTGGGAGGGGTTAGGGGTGGGTTCCTGTTCCCTGTTCCCTGTTCCCTGTTCCCTGTTCCCTGTTCCCTGTTCCCTGTTCCCTGTTCCCTGTTCCCTGTTCCCTGTTCCCTGTTCCCTGTTCCCTGTTCCCTGTTCCCTGTTCCCTGTTCCCTGTTCCCT
Coding sequences within it:
- a CDS encoding excalibur calcium-binding domain-containing protein — translated: MKQIFLRSFQALVMTVLLMLSIVASLTSYPDLALAQTEPNLSSPGSEAEILHPTAFVTVSHGSLTPNFGAVTNIFNGNGLTGSGTELDQLHVAGGNPANFLSAKLNHCGTAADVNFDFDFGSPVVLNTLALWNYNAFNTTATNRGIKDFILVLSNKADFSDPVFESSTLTLPKGPATNIPATIFSFPNVEAQFARIDVVSNYGPTSLIGLSEVRFAKMVSNTTSNPPSAPQPEFPDCVNSDCNCSDFSTQAEAQQVLDGFPGDPHRLDRDKDGIACESLP
- a CDS encoding DNA cytosine methyltransferase codes for the protein MNDSKNAIDIFAGAGGLSLGFHMAGWQITTAIEIDKSAVSTYRENFPSTNVIRSDIRAIDFTQFQGIDLVVGSPPCQPFAVPKQEQNKQLSRANPKDLVPEFIRAVREIRPKAFLMETMRGLQSSKNFNYYQWIIQQFQSLDYSVYVDLLEAASYGIPQYRERLFFVGLATKTDFRFPLKTHGLGTSNSYISSGSALTDVPDYEPNSTKVSYANKPVIRPTPWTATLVKGGGKPINFDAPSPTITATMGGYRTHIIDPEGVLLVYHRHLMNGGKPRSGTVEGVRRLTVRESARLQSFPDHFVFKGSKTSRYRQVGNAVPPRLAKAVGEAIHQAIFPSELSTTKDFQSYFDQLCDKLHLRL
- a CDS encoding pentapeptide repeat-containing protein; amino-acid sequence: MTEFSQGNKTKKLTIAASSKGIETAKKAFDKLGFELKSNFPKSQGISHYTVTKFFKSEPIQLDLFKRICQGLNLDWKEIAGIAEEQASEQLNKNDGSRSEPVQGVEPSQSLSHQETVIQRQSQTIKAILVLEGDINSVQPSKLIESILQQSSGYTINIIDIKPSRLILEGFQEAIERLEARIKSEDLKQLSGFPIQEIQILNERSDDEENSKLDHKWRLVAEIASGGAVGRDLRGADLSDADLSNTKLSGANLIRADLSGTDLSDADLSGTDLSDADLSGADLSGADLIRANLIRPNLSDANLCGVNLIRANLIRANLSGANLIGANLIGANLIGANLIGANFSGANFSNANLSGANLSNLNLSGVNLSGANLSGANLIRVNLKNANLSGADLGGTNLRSAELFSANLRGANLRGAYLSDARVSGANLSDADLSGANLSRANLSRYSLFGAKLSGANLSRACLSGSNLTGANLSDANLTGADLFAANLSDADVKNARFAYIVGIDESTKLELIQRGAIF
- a CDS encoding DUF6335 family protein — protein: MTDYKNKDIVNSYEILKREEGYTDNRNTEEVLLADLTGIEDPDRIFEGVVDRDTGMGRTLEKLRTSKLSGGNVTGGDIYDNWYQAEVVGEEAVGGETPTPDQNVTEDLLESMGISSVDGEAVQTRDKLEVRDHLRWELNPESSEDYSEHLK